The genomic segment CATCACGTCGCTCAGCGGCCATGTTCTGCTCTGACGATAAGTGAAGCAAATGAAAACAAGCGATTTGATCCGGAACACGTGCCAGTTGTTCAATCAGTTTTGTTGCTAAAAAACCGGGGAAACCAGTCATAAAATAGGTCCGCATCAATTCCAGTCCTTTCTTGGGTCGCGTTCAAGCATGACAGTGAATGTCGAACCAGCATTGATTTCTGATTCGACTGAAATCGCTCCACCATGCGATTCAATGATTTCCTTGCAAATGGCAAGACCGAGTCCTGTACCACCAATTTTCCGGATGTCTGAGTTATCGACGCGGTAAAATTTCGTAAAGAGCTTTTCAAAAGCATTTTGTGGAATGCCTAGTCCATGATCCGTTACAGATAACGTTGCTTGTTCCGAGTTTACTGAAAGATTTACTTGTATATGATCCGCCTGTGGAGAATATTTAATGGCGTTAGACAGTAAGTTTAAAATGACTTGCTTGATTTTATGCTCGTCCGCAAAAATCAGGACAGAATCCTCTGGTAGTTCCAGATCAATGCGATGTGAATCGACGGTCTCGCCATAAGCATCGACGGTCGCTACTAGAAGCTCACGTAATGAGAACGATGAAAAGGCATATTCTTGCTTTCCACTTTCTAGTCGCTGGATGTCTAAAAACTCATTTAACAGAGTTGTCAGTCGTTTCGTTTCTTCGTGGACGATCTCAACATAACGTTCGATTCTAGCAGGTGGTTGCTCTTTATATCGGAGTAATTCCATATAACCAAGGATGGAAGACAGTGGTGTCCGCAACTCATGTGATACCGTACTGACGAGTTCATCCTTTACTTGATCCATCTTTGCTTCCTCCGTCCGGTCACGGAAAACGAATAAGAAACCATGACGGGAAATACGACTCTTCTCCTTTTTGATTGCTGTGGCATAAAATTCGAAATAGAGCGGACTGGACTCATTCGGTCGCTGTAACGTAAAACGAAATGATAGTTCAGAATGTTTTCCGGCGAGTAGCTCCTCGACTTGGCGGAGCATATCGAATCGAGTAGTCAGATCAAGGTTCGGAATCAAGCTGATCCGTTCTTGGATTTTACTTGGTGCAATACCTGGAACATCAAGTAACTTACGCGCTTTGACGTTCATGAAGATAAAACTTCCATCCTCTTCTGTCAGTAAGAAGCCTTCGTTGGACGCTTGAAGAATCGATTGTGTGATGTCACGTTGGCGCATGATAGCATTTTTTTCGCGCTCGAGCATTTTCTCGATTTTTTTTCGTTCCGTGATATCACGGACGACGGCGACACGCATACGGATATTGTTATAGATGATTTCACGCGGGAAGACTTCGATTTCGACAGAAGTTCCATCGGCACGTTGACCGAGCACTTCGTAAGGTTCTTCACGATGCTGCTCGATGCGCTGTAAGACGCGTGCATGATGATCCGGATGAATCAATTCAAGTGTCGTTTTTCCTTTCATCTTCTCGAGTTTTGTGCGGAAGATGACTTCTGCTGCGCGATTGGCATCAATGATAATGCCATGATCATGAAAGATGACGGCTTCGACGACAGATTCCGAGAAGAGTCGGAATCGACGCTCGCTTTTCGTTAGGTGCCATTCGATTTGTTTTTGCGTCGTGATGTCTTGAATGAGTAGGAAATACGTATCGTTCGGTAAACGTGTCATATAAAGTCGTCCATGAAAGGTTGAACCATCCAAGCGATGGTACGTCCAGTCGTTTTCAGCTTCCCGTCCATGAAGTAGGAGGAGTTGAGCATCCGATAAATCCTTTAAGTTCAGTTGTTCGAGATGTTGACGGCGGGTAGCCATTTCCTTTGCATCATGTAAGATCGTTGGTTGAAGACCGATGATATCTTCGGCGTGATCAAATTGAAACAAGGTACTTGCTACCTCGTTACATGCCTGGATCCGAAATTCTATATCTGTAATGAATAAAGCGACATCAAGTGATGAACCGAATAAGTCATCGACTTTTAGAGGAGCGACATGGACGAGGAAATAGTCGGTCGCTTCAATCGCTGTGATTGTTAATTGATGCGTCGCTGAAATGACGGCTTCCTTCTGTAACGGAAAGAAATCATCCGTGATCGGAAAAAGTTCCTGGACTGTTTCTATTTTCGGAGCGGTCATGAACTGATGTTGAAAGGCGTCATTATGAAATTGAATCTTTCCATTTGCATCGATAAGAAGAACGGGGTCTTTCATAGCACGTAACGTCGCATGGATGATTCGTAAAGATGAGGGGGATGAATGTTCTGCCATGAGCTACCTCCTGACTGGTCCTTGACCATGGATTTTAAGACGGACTTTCTTCGTTAGCTTACTTCTGCAACAGAAGTAGTGTTTCCTGTCGAAGAAAGCAACCAATGAAGAATTTTAGTATAGTGAAAAACAGATCACGACAAAGTAGAGGAGAAACGTACGATGAAACGATTGAAACGAAAACGTTTATTACTGGCAACTTTGTTTGCAATGGTAGGAATTTTCGGAACTTATTTTTTTTCGAGTTCTTGGGAACCTTTAATCTTAATCGTCAGTATAGTAGGATGTATCCTTTTTCTTCTTTTGTCCATTTTAACGCCGTCGCTTGAAAAGCAACTCGATCGAATGGAAGGACGAGAATTTGAAGAATGGCTTGCCGATTTGTTTGAAACAGCAGGATATCGGGTTGAGCTGACACCTGCTTCGCGCGACTTCGGAGCAGATTTGTTGATAGAGGATGAACGAGGGTATAAGATTGCCATCCAGGCAAAGCGATATAGTGCGGCTGTAGGGCTCGAAGCGGTTCAACAGGTCGCTGCCTCTGTTCCATTCTATGGAATGGACGAGGGATGGGTCGTTACGAATTCGACCTTTACGGAAGCCGCGTATCAACTGGCAGAACCGAATCAGGTTCGCCTCATCGATCGGGAAGAATTGCTCGCATTTGCAAAGGAGATGAACCTGCATTAAGCATGTCGAATGATTGTCGACAAAAGGGGGTTGTCAATTTGGAGAAACGGTGCAATAATCATTTTCGTTAACGAAATATCATACAGATAAAGAAAGTTAAACTATACAGGATGTCTAAATAAACTGGGGACGAAAAACCAGCACGTTTTAGCAGTGAGAGGAGAATATCTGTTGCGCAAAGTTGTCTATGTGCAGGGTTGCGTTTTTTCGCAAGGTCATGCCGCGATTTATGATGAAGCACACCAAATGATTGGTGCGGTTCAACACGACGAAAACGGTCGTGTTCAAGTAATGAATGGTGAAGGTAGAGGGGTAGCGTTTGGTAAGTTCATTCCGACATGTAAGAAATGGGTCGTGATGAACCATGATGGACAAGAGGTAGGTCAAATGCGTGAGAAGTTTTCGCTCTTCTCGAAGAAATGTGAGTACAACGTGTATGAGCGTGGTACGTTCACGATTTCCTTCGACCTGACAAAAGGAAAATTCTCCGTCCGGAGTGCCGCTGGAGAGGTCGTAGCAGAATTGTTGCAAGACGGTGATGAGTACCGTCTCGTCAAGGATGCTGACAAACTCTCGATGTACGAATTACTCTCTGTCTTGAAAAGTCTAACGAACAATGTCCACTATAAATCACTGACAGCCGTCTAAATAAAAAAAGATGCCTTCCATGACATGGATGGCATCTTTTTTTCATCATGTCGTTTGAAGAACATGATAAAGGCGTTGTTTGGCTTCGTGCGTCAGATGCGACACACGACGGGCATAGAGACAGAGTTGCAGGACATGGACAGTTTCAGGGCGATACGCGTTAATACGCTCGAGCGAGCGTCTGAGACGCTTCTCCGTCAATTCAATCGGTCCGCTCGTCTCCGCATGTTGTGTATAGACGAGATAAAAATTGAGTGGGCTGATCAAATCATCCTCATCGATGTTCGGGTTCTGGAAGACAATCGTTAGCAGTTCCCGTGTTTCTTCTAGCGAGAAGAGGTGTTTTAAATCGTCCAGTAGGTAGATGATAGAGGCCTGATTGATTGAGTATTTCTTTCCGCGATGCGGTACACCGATGATGTCCCGTACTTCACGTTTCGTCCAGTTCTGAATCGTCGTTGCTGACATGTGTTCTCCAATCAAGGCATTTGCCAAATGAACGATTTCATTGATGGATAGACCATTTTTCAATGGATCGAATTGTTTCAGACGATTGATGACCTTCGGCAATTCTGTTCCTTCTGTTGCAACGAGTGGCTCGATTCCTTTGCCTTCATTCAAACGTTGCAGACAACTTGATAATGTTTGGACTGCTTGAGCATCATACATTTCCAAAACTTCCTCTCTAGGACGTCATTTGACCTTATGTTATCAAATGAAGGTTCAATAGGGCAAATGGCAACTAAAACAACGTACAATAATAAGAAAGGGGGAATCAGAATGGAATGGCTTGCTGCCCTTGGTACGATCGTCATCGTTGGGCTGGTTCTCGTCATCCTTGAATTCATTGGACGCCGCTTCGGTTTTTCTCCCGAAACGGTTC from the Exiguobacterium sp. BMC-KP genome contains:
- a CDS encoding ATP-binding protein, with protein sequence MAEHSSPSSLRIIHATLRAMKDPVLLIDANGKIQFHNDAFQHQFMTAPKIETVQELFPITDDFFPLQKEAVISATHQLTITAIEATDYFLVHVAPLKVDDLFGSSLDVALFITDIEFRIQACNEVASTLFQFDHAEDIIGLQPTILHDAKEMATRRQHLEQLNLKDLSDAQLLLLHGREAENDWTYHRLDGSTFHGRLYMTRLPNDTYFLLIQDITTQKQIEWHLTKSERRFRLFSESVVEAVIFHDHGIIIDANRAAEVIFRTKLEKMKGKTTLELIHPDHHARVLQRIEQHREEPYEVLGQRADGTSVEIEVFPREIIYNNIRMRVAVVRDITERKKIEKMLEREKNAIMRQRDITQSILQASNEGFLLTEEDGSFIFMNVKARKLLDVPGIAPSKIQERISLIPNLDLTTRFDMLRQVEELLAGKHSELSFRFTLQRPNESSPLYFEFYATAIKKEKSRISRHGFLFVFRDRTEEAKMDQVKDELVSTVSHELRTPLSSILGYMELLRYKEQPPARIERYVEIVHEETKRLTTLLNEFLDIQRLESGKQEYAFSSFSLRELLVATVDAYGETVDSHRIDLELPEDSVLIFADEHKIKQVILNLLSNAIKYSPQADHIQVNLSVNSEQATLSVTDHGLGIPQNAFEKLFTKFYRVDNSDIRKIGGTGLGLAICKEIIESHGGAISVESEINAGSTFTVMLERDPRKDWN
- a CDS encoding restriction endonuclease, translated to MKRLKRKRLLLATLFAMVGIFGTYFFSSSWEPLILIVSIVGCILFLLLSILTPSLEKQLDRMEGREFEEWLADLFETAGYRVELTPASRDFGADLLIEDERGYKIAIQAKRYSAAVGLEAVQQVAASVPFYGMDEGWVVTNSTFTEAAYQLAEPNQVRLIDREELLAFAKEMNLH
- a CDS encoding DUF1836 domain-containing protein, with the translated sequence MYDAQAVQTLSSCLQRLNEGKGIEPLVATEGTELPKVINRLKQFDPLKNGLSINEIVHLANALIGEHMSATTIQNWTKREVRDIIGVPHRGKKYSINQASIIYLLDDLKHLFSLEETRELLTIVFQNPNIDEDDLISPLNFYLVYTQHAETSGPIELTEKRLRRSLERINAYRPETVHVLQLCLYARRVSHLTHEAKQRLYHVLQTT